Part of the bacterium BMS3Abin11 genome, GCAATTCTTCGTCTGATAGTGCATTAACTGCATCAAGCCGTTTCTGACTTACGTTTGGGCAGTTATCTGGGGTTAATTTCATTTTTACTGCTAACAGTTATATAGACAGAATCTGTAATACACGTGCAATGCAGAATCTGTATAAATCAATGATGTTTTTATAGATATTCATTCTTAATAGCCTGTTTGTGAAGGGTTTACAGCCCTGGTTAACAGAATATTGACATTGTGTAATACAGAATCAATATCATCAAGATAAACTTTCTTTTCAGTATATAGATGGACAGGCATTTTAAAAATTGTGGATAACCCTGATTGTCCGCAGTGGGTTGCGGTAGTTCAATATTAAACAGGTAAAGGTTTCAGCACCGATTTTGACCTTCATCCCTTTTTGGGTTGTCGAGCACTGGAAGGCTGGACCGGAAAAGAGCGGTGCATGTCTGAGGTAGATGAGAAAACAAATAAAAAAGAAATAAACAAACCCTGCGAGGGTGACATTGTCACTGTGTATATGTATCACCTAATACTACAATACCTCCCATATTATCCTTCATGATCAATACAGGAGAAAGAAAATGCTTAACCCTCATAAACGATGTCAGGAAACCCGTCGTCTACTTAACGAAGGCGCACGTCTGGTTGATGTGCGTACTGAAAATGAATACCGCCAGGGCGCCCTACAGGATGCAATCAACCATCCTGTAGAATGGATCAGTGCCGGGTATCATCCGCAGGAAGAAAAGGAAACGCCTCTTATTGTGTACTGTGTATCAGGTAACCGTAGCAGTGCGGCTAAGAACATGCTGCTAGCAGCTGGTTTCAAGAATGTCCACGACCTGGGTAGTTATCAGAATATCCAGTTCTGCTGATTATTCATTATAAGCAATTCCCGGGTCTTCAAAATAGGCTCTGGGATGCTTACAGATG contains:
- a CDS encoding molybdopterin biosynthesis protein MoeB — translated: MLNPHKRCQETRRLLNEGARLVDVRTENEYRQGALQDAINHPVEWISAGYHPQEEKETPLIVYCVSGNRSSAAKNMLLAAGFKNVHDLGSYQNIQFC